A window of Apium graveolens cultivar Ventura chromosome 8, ASM990537v1, whole genome shotgun sequence contains these coding sequences:
- the LOC141679882 gene encoding uncharacterized protein LOC141679882, translated as MEMHDFDIILGMDWLSEHRATIDCQGKRVIFGDAGKPEFVYQGTQPKGEVKLIYALKASKLLSKGCNGYLAFVKVTSNDEPHIKDYPVVREYEDVFPDELPGLPPHREVEFTIELVPGAEPIYKVPYRMTPLELQELKEQLLELLDRRFIRKSVSLWGAPLEEVAFLGHIVSGRGIELDPTKVEPITNWPRPSIVTEVRSFFGLAGYYRRFVEGFSSIALPLTQLMRKGIKFEWNDDRKANVVEDALSRKNLGSVAAFITQPHLISDLERLGIEWYVRGSGGSIACLKVEPNHVSRVKEAEKNDSGLEAIRSEVAGGKQTHFCVNEEGVIWWGGKLCGPTDPTIHEEILKEAHSSSFSIPPGSTKMYRDLKNHFWLSGMKGDIAEFVGKCLIC; from the exons ATGGAGATGCACGACTTTGACATTATCTTGGGCATGGATTGGTTGAGTGAACATCGTGCCACAATTGATTGTCAAGGAAAAAGGGTGATCTTTGGGGATGCAGGTAAACCAGAATTTGTATACCAAGGGACTCAGCCGAAGGGGGAGGTTAAATTAATTTATGCTCTAAAGGCGAGTAAATTGTTGTCTAAGGGTTGTAATGGCTACCTTGCTTTCGTGAAGGTTACATCGAACGATGAACCTCACATCAAGGATTATCCAGTTGTCAGGGAGTATGAAGATGTGTTCCCCGATGAGCTACCAGGTTTGCCGCCACATAGAGAGGTGGAGTTTACTATTGAACTTGTTCCGGGTGCTGAGCCTATTTATAAGGTGCCTTACCGGATGACGCCACTTGAGTTACAAGAATTGAAGGAGCAATTGCTGGAGTTGTTGGATAGGAGATTTATTAGGAAAAGTGTGTCTCTGTGGGGAGCTCCT ttggaggaagtggcattctTGGGACATATTGTGTCTGGTAGGGGCATTGAGTTGGATCCTACGAAAGTCGAGCCTATTACTAATTGGCCCAGACCTAGCATTGTGACGGAGGTGAGGAGTTTCTTTGGTTTAGCAGGTTATTATAGGCGTTTTGTGGAAGGTTTCTCTTCCATAGCTTTACCATTGACTCAGCTCATGAGGAAGGGCATTAAGTTTGAGTGGAATGATGATC gaaaggcgaatgtagtggaAGACGCTCTAAGTAGGAAGAATTTGGGGAGTGTTGCAGCTTTCATTACTCAGCCGcaccttatttcagatttggagcgATTGGGCATTGAGTGGTATGTTAGAGGGTCAGGAGGTAGCATTGCATGTTTGAAGGTGGAACCGAATCATGTTTCAAGGGTTAAGGAAGCTGAGAAGAATGATTCAGGTTTGGAAGCTATTAGATCCGAGGTGGCTGGTGGAAAGCAAACACATTTTTGTGTTAATGAAGAAGGTGTGATATGGTGGGGTGGAAAATTGTGTGGGCCCACAGACCCGACTATTCATGAGGAAATTTTAaaggaggctcatagttcttcattcTCTATCCCTCCAGGttccaccaagatgtatagggatttgaagaaCCACTTTTGGTTGAGTGGAATGAAGGGAGATATAGCAGAATTTGTGGGAAAATGTCTTATATGTTga